The sequence ATTTGAGCATTTCAGTCTAAAATCGTGTAATGATCTCGACTCTATACCCGACAATCAAGCTTTGTCACTCCAGCCGGCCAGTTCGACGACAAAACTAGCGCTGAGTCTAACGAACTGCATGAGATGATCGAAGCTGAACTCGGGGTAGTCGAACGTATCGCTCGTGGTATGGATCCTCTTCAAGTTGCTATTTTCAAACGTAGCTTCGATAGCAAACGCGCTGTCGGCGCCGATCTTGGTCCAACTGGCGTGATCTGAGCCAGCATagccgagcttggtgtGGGTGTATCCGATGTGCAGATATTCATCCACAAGTTGGGCGATGAATTGGGTGAGAGGAGTGCTGACAAAGTCGGCGACGAGCCCGACGGTTTCCTGCGTGCCTTGTTTAACGAATGCGGTCATGTCTTGTTGGAGCATGGCATGTACTTTGGTATTGGCACGTTCGTACGACTGCGCAACAGCCTGGGAGCCTAGTAGGCCTCCTTCTTCGGCAGAGTACCAGTGGAATTCAACGTCGGTCTCCGGCCGCCATTTCTCCTCCAACAGCACCCTCAGCGCTTCAATGATCGTCACGGTTCCCGAaccatcatcgtcggcgcCCGGAGCAGCAAAGAAGGGGAACAAGTTGGTGGAGTCTTGGTGAGCTCCCAAAATCGTCACTCCTTTGGAAGCGGTCAGCGTCGAGTTGGTTCCCTTGACCTTGAGCAGGATCGAGTTCTGACCCCAGGGATGCGGGAATTCCTGCACCTTGATGAAAGAAGAGTGGTCTTTGACCAGGTCAGAGACTGTCTTGAAGAGCCATGCTTGCGATTGACGTCCCGTTTCGGATTTGTAGTAGCGTGTGTGGAACGATGTGAACTTTTCCAAGTGCTTGCGAGGTCCCTCCTGCGAGATGTGCGAAAAGACGGCTTTGAGTTGAGACTTGTGTGCGAGCTTCGATGGGAACTTGGAGGCTTGTGTGAACGAGAGCGGGGCTCCCTCGGCTTGCAGACGAGCGGCATTGAGTTGTCCGAGTTCAGGTGTGTCGGTCAGGTCCATAAAGTGGATGCCTCGATACCAGAGCAGCTGCTTACCCAGTTCGGTTGTCCAGTACGGTTCCTCGGTGGCAGAGGTCTGcacgagacgagctgcaaacATGTCGCGTAAGGAAGAAGCGAAGCCACCAAAGAGCGATCCAGCGAATCCACCTGTCGAGATGACATCTTGAACACCGCCGTTGGTTTCAACAGGCAGAGCAGACACCGAGGTGAGTGCAACTGCTACCGCTGCGATGGGAATAGTGAGCTTCATGGTTCTCTAAACAACAACTTCTATTTTGAGGTAAAGCTTAATGTTGAAGTTTTAAGTTTGTGATGATGGTTCATcgagaggaggaggaacgGGGAGGACGTGGGACCGATGCAGGGGCCGCGCAACTCTTGTGACTCACTCTGTGTGTGGAGCACGACATGAGCTGTTGCTTTGATGCAGTGTGCCGCGTgccgcattcgtgattctgtgtCTGTGAATCGGTGGAGGTTGAATCGCCGTTCCTCGATGCTTAGGTCCGCACTTGAGCAGTCAGTTGCTCGACTACAACGGGCGTCAGATGACGATCTTCAGGGTCCATTTCGCGACACCCTTCACACTCTTGACCCCATTTCGGTATGTCGACTTAACAGACATTTTTTGTCTCGCGTCACGTGCGTCCGTGTAagagtcatgagtcgtgagtcacgagtgtaaCACATTTGGCTAACAGAAGCTTGCCAAGGTAGACAGAAACGTACAACTCAACAAACCGTGTTGGGCTTTGGCCCTTACGACACTCAGGTTGACCGAAGTCTCTGCCGCTCCTCTTCAGAGGTGGTCGACCTCAAGCAATGTGGATGGTGCAACTGAAGTCtggtgatgatggcggATCGCATTTCGATAGCTTGTGTCATCTATAACAATCGCATACCAGCAGGTCCTCCCTCGGTCTCCTTCCGGCCCCTCTCCGCTTTGGTCTGctttttcttttcgctAGCGAACGCCTGTTTGGTTTTCATCTTGCGCTCCTTGCGCTCCTTTTTATTCGCCTTGAGAGCTTCTTTTCGTGCCTTGCGGTCTTCCTTGCTCTCGTTGCGATCGCGTTTGGCGGTCACGGCGATGGTGGTCATACGTCTTGCCAACTCGCCACCTTCTGTTGCGTCCGAGTCATAGTCCGATCCGCCGGCCTCACCGTCTTCGGTGTCCGAGCCCGAGTCGCTTTCGGAAGGGGGTCCGCGTCCATcatcttcttgctcttgatcgagtGAGAGCTTTTCAGAGGTTGACGCCTTCTTGCCGTTGACACCACGAGGTTTCGAGTAGCCGACGATCTCGGGGAATCCAGTACGCGGGTTGATGCGAATCTTGGGCAGCCTCTCTTCGTCGTTGAGGAAAGCAGAGGCTGACGGACGTTGGCTGGTGTAGCTCGTCATGCTGGGTGCCATACCGTTACCCAGCATGTTCCTGTTGACCGCGCTGCCGCCAGCGACACTGCCGGGGCGGAAGGCGGATGcgttgctgccgccaaATACACTCTCTTTCGCTGAGATAGTGCGCGGATGATTCTCGAGATTCGTCTTGGTAGATTGGATTGTCTCGACATCCCACTTCTCGCGCATGTGACTTCGAGGTACCGGATCAACGATCTCTTCGTCAGGCGATTCATAGTCTTCGTAATCGCCAAGgtctccttctcctttgCCTTCGTCGAGATCCTTTCCTTCCCATTCTTTTCCGTTGATGCGCGCTTTGCCGAGCGCCTGACGCAAGATCTTCAGCTTTTCCACTGAGGTCGAGTCGACACCACCGAGTGCTTCGCGAAGCTTTCCGTGTTTGGTCTCGTACTTGGCGAGGAAATCGTCCATGATACCCTCAAAGTCTTGGCGTGTCACTTCTTCGCCTGCCTTTTCGCCGTCCGAGTCCACGAATTCTTCATCCTccagcgactcgagcgagGGGTCAAAATCTTCGCGAATGCCATACTTACGGCCAAGCTGGGCGAAACggtcgtcgagatcggtGAGGCCTTTGTTGCGGAACATGGCAGAGGAACTCATCGACCAAGCAGTACTGCCACCCCCGATTGATGGAGCTTTGGTGCTTGCTGCCCTTCTGGCCAGCGCACCGGGACGACCCTTTTTGCCAATTACAGAGCCGCCAACCGTGTACATGGTACCTGCTTTTGATCCACCTCGAAGAGATGCAAGCTGGTCTCGATCTTCGTCGCTATCTTGCGCTGGGTCGTCCGATGATGGCTTAGCATTGCGTGCAagctcctgctgcttcttgaaCAAGGCCACTCGTGCTTCGAGCGACATGTTTTCGGCGCCGTTCTGCTCCAACTCGTTTTCTGCTCGTGTCGCTGGATCAGCCCAGATAGCTTCGTCGCCTTCGGGCGCTTGCTCTCTCCAcgcatcttcttctcggaCCACGCCATCCCACTCGCCATCCTGCACTACCTCgccgaaaaagtcgtcgtCCAGATCATCATCCACAAAcgcttcgtcgtccagcgCCTCCAACACTTGTCGCAAATGTGGGTCCATATCCGGTTGAAAACCTTGCAATGATGGTTCGACGGCGAGATGCGAG comes from Mycosarcoma maydis chromosome 1, whole genome shotgun sequence and encodes:
- a CDS encoding uncharacterized protein (related to bacterial leucyl aminopeptidase precursor), encoding MKLTIPIAAVAVALTSVSALPVETNGGVQDVISTGGFAGSLFGGFASSLRDMFAARLVQTSATEEPYWTTELGKQLLWYRGIHFMDLTDTPELGQLNAARLQAEGAPLSFTQASKFPSKLAHKSQLKAVFSHISQEGPRKHLEKFTSFHTRYYKSETGRQSQAWLFKTVSDLVKDHSSFIKVQEFPHPWGQNSILLKVKGTNSTLTASKGVTILGAHQDSTNLFPFFAAPGADDDGSGTVTIIEALRVLLEEKWRPETDVEFHWYSAEEGGLLGSQAVAQSYERANTKVHAMLQQDMTAFVKQGTQETVGLVADFVSTPLTQFIAQLVDEYLHIGYTHTKLGYAGSDHASWTKIGADSAFAIEATFENSNLKRIHTTSDTFDYPEFSFDHLMQFVRLSASFVVELAGWSDKA
- a CDS encoding uncharacterized protein (related to LTV1 - low-temperature viability protein), coding for MPAKSKTKNKSIWRSENAQHFQLVHRSQRDPLINDPDAGAHVLLSYDPANQSRAKGKTRAELEADASVIRDKYGKPIRSNIGEAANYGIYFDDSEYDYMQHLRPIKDDENVKRGGENVDETVDTILVSANAGSKGKTKGKESFALKDRDAQAVNKEPALNLPASVLPSQKEMPFSFTSHLAVEPSLQGFQPDMDPHLRQVLEALDDEAFVDDDLDDDFFGEVVQDGEWDGVVREEDAWREQAPEGDEAIWADPATRAENELEQNGAENMSLEARVALFKKQQELARNAKPSSDDPAQDSDEDRDQLASLRGGSKAGTMYTVGGSVIGKKGRPGALARRAASTKAPSIGGGSTAWSMSSSAMFRNKGLTDLDDRFAQLGRKYGIREDFDPSLESLEDEEFVDSDGEKAGEEVTRQDFEGIMDDFLAKYETKHGKLREALGGVDSTSVEKLKILRQALGKARINGKEWEGKDLDEGKGEGDLGDYEDYESPDEEIVDPVPRSHMREKWDVETIQSTKTNLENHPRTISAKESVFGGSNASAFRPGSVAGGSAVNRNMLGNGMAPSMTSYTSQRPSASAFLNDEERLPKIRINPRTGFPEIVGYSKPRGVNGKKASTSEKLSLDQEQEDDGRGPPSESDSGSDTEDGEAGGSDYDSDATEGGELARRMTTIAVTAKRDRNESKEDRKARKEALKANKKERKERKMKTKQAFASEKKKQTKAERGRKETEGGPAGMRLL